The Rathayibacter caricis DSM 15933 genomic sequence CCCCTCCCCCACGCCGACCACGACGGCCACTCCGACCGCGACACCGACGGCGACTCCGACCGCCACCCCGCGCCCGACCTCGACTCCGACGGCGCCGCCCACTCCGACTCCCACGGCCGACTTCACCCCCAGCGGCACCGACCCGCTCCGCGTCGAGGGCAGCCACTGGAAGCTCGACTACTCCGGCGACTGGCGCACCATGACCGGCGGTGACAGTGGAGGGACCATCGAGTACCTGAACGGCGCCGGCAGCGTGCAGTTCACCTTCACCGGCACCTCCTTCCGCTGGCTCAGCCGCACCACCCCCACCTCCGGGATCGCGGACGTGTCGATCGACGGCAAGGTCGTCGCCTCCGTCGACCGCTACAGCTCCACCACGAAGTACCAGGTGCCGGTGTTCGAGCGCTCGGACCTGGCCGACACGGTCCACACGGTCAAGATCGCGTACACCGGGCGGAAGAACTGGGCGTCCAGCGACAAGAACCTGATCATCGACGCGTTCGAGCTGGCCGGCGACGGCCTGGCCGTCGGCGGAGTGCAGGCGTTCCCCCTCGTGGACGGCTACGTCCTCGGCTGGAACGCGCCGTTCTCCTCCGACGTCGTCTCCTACGACGTGCACCGCTCCTCCGGCTCGGGCTCCGGCGACGAGACGATCGCGACGGTCGCCGATCCGGTCCGCCAGTACCGCGACGAGGACGCGGCGCTCGGAGTGGCCTACTCCTACTGGATCACCGCCCGCGACAGCGACGGCCGCAGGTCCACCGTGACCGCGCCGACCACCGTCACCGGCGAGCAGATGAGCACGCGGGCCGCGCTGCAGGCCGCCTCGGACTGCCCGACTCCGACGAAGACCGTGCGCACCGCCTCGGATCTGAACAATGCCCTCGTCGGCGCGCGCCCCGGGCAGGTCATCCGCATGGCGGACGGTCTGTACACCGGCGCCTTCGATCTGCGCTCGATCCCGGACAGCGCCGCGGGTGTCTGGCTGTGCGGCTCCCCGAACGCCGTGCTCTCCACCGGCAGCACGCGCTCCGGCATCGCCCTGACCCTCAGGGACGTGCACAACGTGCACCTCGTCGGCTTCTCGGTGAGGAACGCCTTCCAGGGCGTGCACGTCCTCGCGAGCTCGCAGGTCCGAATCGCGGACCTGACGGTCTCCGAGATCGGCTACGAGGGCGTGCACCTGCGCAACCAGACCGTCGACTCGCTCATCGTCGGCTCGACGATCAGCCGCACCGGACTGGTCACCGCGAAATACGGCGAGGGCGTCTACGTCGGCACCTCCGACCGCAACTGGTGCGAGTACAACGGCTGCGCCCCGGACAAGTCGAACCGCAACCTGGTGATCGACAACGTCATCCGCGACACGGGCGCTGAGCCCATCGAGGCGAAGGAGGGGACGTGGGACGGGATGATCGTCGGCAACGTCGTCGCCCGCGGCTCGCGCATCTCGACCGACGTGCTGTCGCTGACGATGGTCTCCGGTAACGGATGGACGACCGCCGGGAACACCTTGTCCGATCCGCGGATGTACGGAGTGCAGGTGATCACGCGCGCGGACGGATCGGGCAACAAGAACCTCGTCACGGCGAATCACGTCGCGAATTCCCCCGCCTCTCCCGTCTATCTGCACAATCCTTCGGACTGGTCGACCTGGGGCAATATCGCGACCTGCTCCAATTCCGG encodes the following:
- a CDS encoding right-handed parallel beta-helix repeat-containing protein, which encodes MQFKFTGTAFRWISRTGVTSGIANVYLDGKLLTEVDRYSSSTQYQVPVLTRIGLPDQVHTVKIAYTGEKNPAATDANLIIDAFELGREASPTEPSPSPTPTTTATPTATPTATPTATPRPTSTPTAPPTPTPTADFTPSGTDPLRVEGSHWKLDYSGDWRTMTGGDSGGTIEYLNGAGSVQFTFTGTSFRWLSRTTPTSGIADVSIDGKVVASVDRYSSTTKYQVPVFERSDLADTVHTVKIAYTGRKNWASSDKNLIIDAFELAGDGLAVGGVQAFPLVDGYVLGWNAPFSSDVVSYDVHRSSGSGSGDETIATVADPVRQYRDEDAALGVAYSYWITARDSDGRRSTVTAPTTVTGEQMSTRAALQAASDCPTPTKTVRTASDLNNALVGARPGQVIRMADGLYTGAFDLRSIPDSAAGVWLCGSPNAVLSTGSTRSGIALTLRDVHNVHLVGFSVRNAFQGVHVLASSQVRIADLTVSEIGYEGVHLRNQTVDSLIVGSTISRTGLVTAKYGEGVYVGTSDRNWCEYNGCAPDKSNRNLVIDNVIRDTGAEPIEAKEGTWDGMIVGNVVARGSRISTDVLSLTMVSGNGWTTAGNTLSDPRMYGVQVITRADGSGNKNLVTANHVANSPASPVYLHNPSDWSTWGNIATCSNSGKNPISNSDCTR